In the genome of Buchnera aphidicola (Artemisaphis artemisicola), one region contains:
- the tsf gene encoding translation elongation factor Ts encodes MTFIHITADLIKKLRDRTGVGFLECKRALVEENGNIELSIDNLRKSGKLNAEKKINNITNQGMIFAKIENNIGVLLELNCETDFVSKDKSFISLGKEIMLTAISKKIKDINKLRIIFEDKRTDLLLKVGENINIRRFHLIEGDNLCSYVHGVRIGVLVDINNLKNDKILKNIAMHIAASKPEFLHPENVSSTVFKREYQIQLELVKNLKKPSNILEKIIEGRMNKFIKSISLTSQNFIMDSTKTVGDVLKEYNAYIKSFIRFELGEVIV; translated from the coding sequence ATGACTTTTATTCATATTACAGCTGATCTTATTAAAAAACTTAGAGATCGTACAGGAGTGGGTTTTTTAGAATGCAAACGAGCTTTAGTAGAAGAAAATGGAAATATAGAATTATCAATTGATAACTTAAGAAAATCTGGAAAATTGAATGCTGAAAAAAAAATTAATAATATTACAAATCAAGGTATGATTTTTGCCAAAATTGAAAATAACATTGGTGTACTTCTTGAATTAAATTGTGAAACTGATTTTGTATCTAAAGATAAATCTTTTATTTCTTTAGGGAAAGAAATCATGTTAACTGCTATATCAAAAAAAATAAAAGATATTAATAAGTTAAGAATTATATTTGAAGACAAAAGAACTGATTTACTCCTAAAAGTAGGGGAAAACATTAACATACGTCGCTTTCATTTAATAGAAGGTGATAATCTTTGTTCATATGTGCACGGAGTAAGAATTGGCGTCTTAGTTGATATTAATAATCTTAAAAATGATAAAATACTTAAAAATATTGCAATGCATATTGCTGCCAGCAAACCAGAATTTTTACATCCAGAAAATGTATCAAGTACAGTCTTTAAACGTGAATATCAAATTCAATTAGAATTAGTAAAAAATCTTAAAAAACCTTCCAATATATTAGAAAAAATCATTGAAGGAAGAATGAATAAATTTATTAAAAGCATTTCTTTAACAAGTCAGAATTTTATTATGGATTCTACAAAAACAGTAGGAGATGTATTGAAAGAATATAACGCATATATTAAATCATTTATTAGATTTGAATTAGGTGAAGTCATCGTTTAA
- the dapD gene encoding 2,3,4,5-tetrahydropyridine-2,6-dicarboxylate N-succinyltransferase, translated as MQKLKKIIEEVYAKKNNITINNIDNSILKNIFYVISLLNNGSVRISEKKDNDWITHEWLKKAVLLYIYLKNNNLIKGNHTNYYDKIPLKYKDYDEKKFKQENVRIVPPATVRYGAFINCNTVIMPSYINIGAYIDQGTMIDTWATVGSCAQIGKNVHVSGGAGIGGVLEPLQNNPTIIEDNCFIGARSEIVEGVIVEKGCVISMGVFIGQSTKIYDRETGKIFYGKVPTNSVIVSGSLPSDNRKYNLYAAIIVKKVDSKTSRKTEINKLLRNIK; from the coding sequence ATGCAAAAATTAAAAAAAATTATTGAAGAAGTATATGCAAAAAAAAATAACATCACTATTAACAATATAGATAATAGTATTTTAAAAAATATTTTTTATGTAATTAGTTTATTAAACAACGGCAGTGTAAGAATTTCAGAAAAAAAAGATAATGATTGGATTACGCATGAATGGTTAAAAAAAGCAGTTCTTTTATATATTTATTTGAAAAATAATAACCTGATAAAAGGTAATCACACAAATTATTACGACAAAATTCCATTAAAATATAAAGACTATGATGAAAAAAAATTTAAACAAGAAAATGTGCGTATAGTACCACCAGCAACAGTAAGATATGGTGCATTTATTAATTGCAATACAGTCATAATGCCTTCTTATATTAATATAGGAGCATATATTGATCAAGGAACTATGATTGACACTTGGGCTACTGTAGGCTCTTGTGCTCAGATTGGGAAAAATGTTCATGTATCTGGAGGAGCAGGAATAGGAGGTGTTCTAGAACCATTACAAAATAATCCTACAATTATTGAAGATAATTGTTTTATTGGTGCTCGTTCAGAAATAGTAGAAGGAGTTATTGTAGAAAAAGGATGTGTAATTTCTATGGGTGTTTTTATTGGACAAAGTACTAAAATTTATGATCGAGAAACTGGAAAAATTTTTTACGGGAAAGTTCCGACTAATTCAGTGATTGTTTCTGGCAGTCTTCCATCTGATAATAGAAAATATAATCTTTATGCAGCTATTATTGTAAAAAAAGTAGACTCAAAAACATCAAGAAAAACAGAAATTAATAAATTACTAAGAAATATAAAATAA
- the pyrH gene encoding UMP kinase: MSTNHKCIYRRILLKISGEVLQGVSQFGININALKKIVKEIQAIVNIGIQVGIVIGSGNLFRGSELCKLGLNRVVSDHIGMLSTVINSLAMRDAINSISSINTCLMSAIPLNGICESYSYQKAQRLLSDNVVIIFSAGIGNPFFTTDSAACLRAIETESDIILKGTKVDGVYSQDPKKNTNAVLYKKLTYKDVLQKELKIMDLSAFILARDYHLPIRVFNINKPGSLYRIMMGNNEGTLIT, translated from the coding sequence ATGTCTACTAATCACAAGTGTATATATCGACGTATTTTGTTAAAGATAAGCGGAGAAGTATTGCAAGGTGTTAGTCAATTTGGAATCAATATTAATGCTTTAAAAAAAATTGTAAAAGAAATTCAAGCTATAGTAAATATTGGCATTCAAGTAGGTATAGTTATTGGAAGTGGAAATTTATTTCGTGGTTCAGAATTGTGCAAATTAGGTTTAAATCGAGTAGTTTCTGATCACATAGGAATGTTATCAACGGTTATTAATAGTTTAGCAATGAGAGATGCAATAAATTCAATTTCTTCTATTAATACTTGTTTGATGTCTGCTATTCCATTAAATGGAATTTGTGAATCTTATAGTTATCAAAAAGCTCAACGTTTATTATCTGATAATGTTGTTATTATATTTTCTGCAGGTATAGGAAATCCTTTTTTTACAACTGATTCTGCTGCTTGTTTACGTGCAATTGAAACAGAATCAGATATTATTTTAAAGGGTACTAAAGTCGATGGAGTATATTCGCAAGATCCAAAAAAAAATACTAATGCTGTTTTATACAAAAAATTAACATATAAAGACGTTCTGCAAAAAGAATTAAAAATAATGGATTTATCTGCTTTTATACTAGCTCGAGACTATCATTTACCAATTCGAGTTTTTAATATTAATAAGCCTGGTTCTTTGTATCGTATTATGATGGGAAATAATGAAGGTACTCTTATTACGTAA
- the map gene encoding type I methionyl aminopeptidase: MNCMIKTESEIKKMRKSGKLTAEVLEMIGKYLQPDINTEEINQICHDYIIYEKKATSACLGYHGFPKSICVSINDVVCHGIPNKKQILKEGDIVNIDISIVKNNYYTDASKMFFIGNTSILSKRLCKVARESLYKSLQFIKPGIKLYKIGEIIQNYVESNHFSVVKEYCGHGIGRTFHEKPHVLHYKNKENDIILKKGMIFTIEPMINAGKPEVKCMEDGWTIKTKDGSLSAQYEHTILVTDNGCDVLTWQKDEEIKEKIVNIN, encoded by the coding sequence ATGAATTGCATGATTAAAACAGAATCAGAAATTAAAAAAATGCGAAAATCTGGAAAATTAACAGCTGAAGTACTAGAAATGATCGGAAAATACCTTCAGCCTGATATCAATACAGAAGAAATTAATCAAATTTGTCACGATTATATTATCTATGAAAAAAAAGCTACATCAGCATGTTTAGGATATCATGGATTTCCAAAATCAATTTGTGTTTCTATTAATGATGTTGTTTGTCATGGAATTCCAAATAAAAAACAAATTTTAAAAGAAGGAGATATAGTTAATATAGATATTTCAATTGTAAAAAATAATTATTATACCGATGCATCAAAAATGTTTTTTATAGGAAACACAAGCATTTTATCTAAACGTTTATGTAAAGTTGCTCGAGAAAGCCTATATAAATCGTTACAATTTATTAAACCAGGGATAAAATTATATAAAATTGGAGAAATTATTCAAAATTATGTTGAAAGTAATCATTTTTCTGTTGTAAAAGAATATTGTGGTCATGGAATTGGTCGTACATTTCATGAAAAACCTCATGTCTTGCATTATAAAAACAAAGAAAATGATATTATTTTAAAAAAAGGTATGATTTTTACTATTGAACCAATGATTAATGCTGGAAAACCCGAAGTTAAATGCATGGAAGATGGATGGACGATCAAGACTAAAGATGGTTCTCTTTCAGCACAATATGAACATACTATACTAGTAACTGATAATGGATGCGATGTTTTAACATGGCAAAAAGATGAAGAAATTAAAGAAAAAATAGTTAATATAAATTAA
- the rpsB gene encoding 30S ribosomal protein S2, whose amino-acid sequence MEIVSMREMLKAGVHFGHQTRYWNPKMKPFIFGTRNRVHIINLEKTLPMFNFALSELKKISSKKGRILFVGTKKAASKEIKEVAVNCEQFYVNHRWLGGMLTNWKTVRQSIKRLKDLEVESKDGTFSKLTKKEALIRTRELYKLEKSLGGIKNMGGLPDALFVVDALHEHIAIREANNLGIPIFAIVDTNSNPDGIDYIIPGNDDAIRSVRLYLNSVSRSIAKTNHENLSEELLIDTKI is encoded by the coding sequence ATGGAAATAGTATCAATGCGAGAAATGTTAAAAGCAGGAGTTCATTTTGGGCACCAAACACGTTATTGGAATCCAAAAATGAAGCCTTTTATTTTTGGTACTCGTAATAGAGTGCATATTATTAATTTAGAAAAAACTCTTCCAATGTTTAATTTTGCTCTCAGTGAATTAAAAAAAATTTCTTCTAAAAAAGGTAGAATATTATTTGTAGGGACTAAAAAAGCTGCGAGTAAAGAAATAAAAGAGGTAGCTGTTAATTGCGAACAATTTTACGTTAATCATCGCTGGTTAGGTGGCATGCTAACAAATTGGAAGACTGTTCGACAATCTATTAAACGTTTAAAAGATTTAGAAGTAGAATCTAAAGATGGTACTTTTTCTAAATTAACTAAAAAAGAAGCTTTAATTAGAACACGAGAATTATATAAGTTAGAAAAAAGTTTAGGTGGTATTAAAAATATGGGAGGATTACCTGATGCATTATTCGTTGTTGACGCTTTACACGAACATATTGCAATAAGAGAAGCTAATAATTTAGGAATTCCGATTTTTGCTATAGTTGATACTAATTCTAATCCTGATGGTATAGATTATATTATACCTGGAAATGATGATGCTATTAGATCTGTGAGATTATATTTGAATTCTGTATCGCGTAGTATTGCTAAAACAAATCACGAAAATTTATCAGAAGAACTTTTAATAGATACTAAAATATAA
- the ispC gene encoding 1-deoxy-D-xylulose-5-phosphate reductoisomerase, which yields MKKITILGSTGSIGVNALSIIKKNPNLFKVVALVANINVAVMFKQCKLFSPDWVAMGDEKSAQKLKKKLKNKNIKTEVLFGEKDICKLAALKETDQVISAIVGIAGLLPTLSAIYAGKAILLANKESLVTCGHLFMQALNLSGAKIFPIDSEHNAIFQVLPLEIQKNLGVVPLKKYNIKHIILTASGGPFYKFSSSDLSQITPKQACFHPNWSMGKKISVDSATMMNKGLEYAEARWLFNALESEIKILIHPESIIHSMVQYYDGALLAQLSVPDIRISLSYAMSWPDRISFEAPFLNFSKICNFSLCEPNFIQFPCLKLAIDCFSQGQAAMTTLNATNEIAVEAFLNSQISFTDIYKINIEILTSACFMEPHSIEDVLEIDRKTRILAKNKVSSLVC from the coding sequence ATGAAAAAAATAACTATTTTAGGATCAACAGGTTCTATTGGCGTAAATGCATTGTCTATTATTAAAAAAAATCCTAATTTATTTAAAGTAGTTGCTTTAGTAGCTAATATTAATGTTGCTGTTATGTTTAAACAATGCAAGTTATTTTCTCCTGATTGGGTGGCAATGGGAGATGAAAAATCTGCTCAAAAATTAAAGAAAAAGTTAAAAAATAAAAACATAAAAACAGAAGTTCTTTTTGGAGAAAAAGATATTTGTAAATTAGCTGCATTAAAAGAAACAGATCAAGTGATATCTGCAATTGTTGGAATAGCTGGTTTATTGCCAACGTTATCTGCGATTTACGCTGGGAAAGCAATATTACTAGCTAATAAAGAGTCTTTAGTTACATGTGGTCATTTATTTATGCAAGCACTTAATTTAAGTGGTGCTAAAATTTTTCCTATTGATAGTGAGCATAATGCTATTTTTCAAGTATTACCTTTAGAAATACAAAAGAACTTAGGGGTAGTTCCATTAAAAAAATATAATATAAAACATATTATTTTAACTGCTTCAGGAGGGCCTTTTTATAAATTTTCTTCATCTGATTTGTCTCAGATCACTCCTAAACAAGCATGTTTCCATCCTAATTGGTCTATGGGAAAAAAAATATCTGTAGATTCGGCAACTATGATGAATAAAGGTTTAGAATATGCTGAAGCAAGATGGTTGTTCAATGCTTTAGAATCAGAAATAAAAATTTTAATACATCCTGAATCAATTATTCATTCCATGGTTCAATATTATGATGGAGCTTTATTAGCACAATTATCAGTTCCTGATATAAGAATTTCTCTTTCTTATGCGATGTCTTGGCCTGATCGAATTTCTTTTGAAGCTCCTTTTTTAAATTTTTCAAAAATATGCAATTTTTCTTTATGTGAACCTAATTTTATTCAATTTCCATGTCTAAAATTAGCTATTGATTGTTTTTCACAAGGTCAAGCTGCTATGACTACTTTAAATGCTACAAATGAAATTGCTGTTGAAGCTTTTCTTAATTCTCAAATTTCTTTTACTGATATTTATAAAATAAATATTGAAATTTTAACATCTGCTTGTTTTATGGAACCACATTCTATTGAAGATGTATTAGAAATTGATAGAAAAACTAGAATATTAGCTAAGAATAAAGTTTCATCTTTAGTTTGTTAA
- the degP gene encoding serine endoprotease DegP — protein MKRITIILKEAILISTLLMSFGMSWGNIVPSTSNNTASRELAPSLAPMLEKVMPSVISINIEGTTIVRSSRLPHQFQPFFGDNSPFCQGDSPFRHSPFCRVDPESDDTNEKFSALGSGVIINADKGYAVTNNHVVENASKIQVQLSDGRRYEAQIIGKDPRSDIALIQLKNATNLSEIKIADSDTLKVGDYTVAIGNPYGLGETVTSGIISALGRSGLNLEQYENFIQTDAAINRGNSGGALVNLDGELIGINTAILAPDGGNIGIGFAIPGNMVKNLIAQIVQFGQVRRGELGIIGIELNSDLAQVMKINAQKGAFVSQVLPNSSAFEAGIKAGDIIISLNKKPISSFAALRAEVGSLPVATKMELGIFREGIIKNIIVELKHSLKNSFNSENSYIGLEGADLSDCVINEKKAIKVENVKPNTAASKMGFKKDDIITGLNQKLVSTLEELKIILDTKPAILVFSIKRGNDIIYLVSEQL, from the coding sequence ATGAAAAGAATAACTATAATATTGAAAGAAGCTATTTTAATTTCTACTTTATTGATGAGTTTTGGAATGTCTTGGGGTAATATTGTTCCTTCTACAAGCAATAATACTGCATCAAGAGAACTAGCTCCTAGTTTAGCTCCAATGTTAGAAAAAGTAATGCCTTCAGTAATTAGCATTAATATTGAAGGGACTACTATTGTACGTAGTTCTCGTCTACCTCATCAATTTCAACCTTTTTTTGGAGATAATTCTCCTTTTTGTCAGGGTGATTCACCATTTAGACATTCTCCTTTTTGTAGGGTTGATCCCGAGTCTGATGATACTAATGAAAAGTTCAGCGCATTAGGTTCAGGTGTTATTATTAATGCTGACAAAGGATATGCAGTAACTAATAATCATGTTGTTGAAAATGCAAGTAAAATTCAAGTTCAATTAAGTGATGGACGTCGTTATGAAGCTCAAATAATAGGAAAAGATCCTCGTTCTGATATAGCTTTAATACAATTAAAAAATGCAACAAATTTAAGTGAAATCAAAATTGCTGATTCTGATACCTTAAAAGTTGGAGATTATACTGTAGCTATTGGTAATCCATATGGTCTTGGAGAAACTGTTACCTCTGGTATTATTTCTGCATTAGGAAGAAGTGGATTAAATCTTGAACAGTATGAAAATTTTATTCAAACTGATGCAGCAATTAACAGAGGCAATTCTGGTGGAGCATTAGTAAATTTAGATGGTGAATTAATCGGAATTAATACTGCGATTTTAGCACCAGATGGTGGAAATATTGGGATAGGTTTTGCTATTCCTGGAAATATGGTAAAAAATTTAATTGCACAAATAGTTCAGTTTGGACAAGTTAGAAGAGGAGAATTAGGAATTATAGGTATAGAATTAAATTCAGATTTAGCACAAGTCATGAAAATAAATGCACAAAAAGGAGCTTTTGTAAGTCAAGTTCTTCCTAATTCTTCAGCTTTTGAAGCAGGCATTAAAGCCGGAGATATTATTATTTCATTGAATAAAAAACCTATTTCTAGTTTTGCAGCATTACGTGCGGAAGTTGGATCGTTACCAGTTGCAACTAAAATGGAATTAGGAATATTTAGAGAAGGAATAATTAAAAATATTATTGTGGAATTAAAACATTCTTTAAAAAATAGTTTCAATTCAGAAAACAGTTATATAGGTCTTGAAGGTGCTGATTTGAGTGATTGTGTAATAAATGAAAAAAAAGCTATAAAGGTAGAAAATGTAAAACCAAATACTGCAGCATCAAAAATGGGATTTAAAAAAGACGACATAATTACTGGATTAAATCAGAAATTAGTTAGTACTTTAGAAGAATTAAAAATAATTTTAGATACTAAACCTGCAATATTAGTTTTTAGCATAAAAAGAGGTAATGATATTATATACTTAGTAAGTGAACAATTATAA
- a CDS encoding FAD:protein FMN transferase, with amino-acid sequence MKIVNLICNFIFCIIHIIFIIAIFFNQTKKAQNHIVTLTGKTMGTYWQVKIPKLKNQVYIKKIIQKYLNKDEDMLSSWKKNSIVSQFNRIKKNQPQIINKKFFRLISTALKINKKTNGKLDITIGSLINIWGFGTEKKPNNYISKKKLKKYLNLSGSQHLKLIKNSSGMYLEKDINGIEINLSTLGEGFAADHISYILKKKGIKNYTVSIGGAVVVKTEKNQKKSKIIAIQKPTDKEISIHLLICLKNHSISTAGSYRNYYYLKGKHISHLIDPSNGKPVTHNLVSVSVIAKTALEADSWDTGLLIAGFKKAKEIALKENLAVCLITQKKNIFSTWISPKFKKFLIKKNNFY; translated from the coding sequence TTGAAAATTGTTAATCTTATTTGTAATTTTATTTTTTGTATAATTCACATTATATTTATAATAGCTATATTTTTTAATCAAACTAAAAAAGCGCAAAATCATATTGTAACATTAACAGGAAAAACTATGGGAACATATTGGCAAGTAAAAATTCCCAAATTAAAAAATCAAGTATATATAAAAAAAATAATACAAAAATATTTAAATAAAGATGAAGATATGCTCTCATCTTGGAAAAAAAATTCTATAGTCTCTCAATTTAATAGAATAAAAAAAAATCAACCTCAAATAATTAATAAAAAATTCTTTCGTCTTATTTCAACAGCACTAAAAATCAATAAAAAAACTAATGGAAAATTAGATATTACAATTGGATCTTTAATAAATATATGGGGATTTGGAACAGAAAAAAAGCCTAATAATTACATATCTAAAAAAAAACTTAAAAAGTATCTCAATCTTTCTGGTAGTCAACATTTAAAACTTATTAAAAACTCTTCTGGAATGTATTTAGAAAAAGACATTAATGGTATTGAAATAAATCTTTCTACTCTTGGTGAAGGTTTTGCTGCAGATCATATATCATATATACTAAAAAAAAAGGGCATAAAAAATTATACAGTATCAATCGGAGGAGCTGTTGTTGTTAAAACAGAGAAAAATCAAAAAAAATCTAAAATAATTGCAATTCAAAAACCAACTGATAAAGAAATATCAATACATTTACTTATATGTTTAAAAAATCATTCAATTAGTACAGCAGGTAGTTATCGTAATTATTATTATCTTAAAGGAAAACATATTTCACATTTAATTGATCCTAGCAATGGAAAGCCGGTTACTCATAATTTAGTATCAGTTAGTGTCATTGCTAAAACAGCTTTAGAAGCAGATAGTTGGGACACAGGTTTATTAATAGCAGGATTTAAAAAAGCTAAAGAAATTGCATTAAAAGAAAATTTAGCAGTTTGTCTCATTACTCAAAAAAAAAATATTTTTTCAACATGGATTTCACCTAAATTTAAGAAATTTTTAATTAAAAAAAATAATTTTTACTAA
- the ilvN gene encoding acetolactate synthase small subunit: protein MRRILSILLENESGALSRVIGLFSQRGYNIETITVAPTEDSSLSKMTIQTIGNEKAIEQIEKQLHKLIDVLRVVEIGQNSHIEREIMLLKVQMNQSRKDEVKHITEVFRGQIVDITSTTYILQLAGTTQKINSFLKIMRNISEIIEVSRSGIVGMNRR from the coding sequence ATGAGAAGAATTTTATCTATTCTATTAGAAAATGAATCAGGTGCACTATCACGAGTAATAGGGCTCTTTTCACAAAGAGGATATAATATAGAAACCATAACAGTTGCCCCAACTGAAGATTCTTCTTTATCAAAAATGACTATACAAACAATAGGCAATGAAAAAGCAATTGAACAAATTGAAAAACAATTACATAAGCTAATAGATGTATTAAGAGTAGTAGAAATTGGACAAAATTCTCATATAGAACGTGAAATTATGCTATTAAAAGTTCAAATGAATCAATCTAGAAAAGATGAAGTAAAACATATTACTGAAGTTTTTCGAGGACAAATTGTCGATATAACTTCTACAACGTACATATTACAGTTAGCAGGAACTACACAAAAAATAAATTCATTTCTTAAAATAATGCGTAATATTTCAGAAATAATAGAAGTTAGTCGTTCTGGAATTGTAGGTATGAATCGTAGATAA
- the frr gene encoding ribosome recycling factor, with product MINQINKKNHERMQACIKKFENNINSIKTGRASPKLLHNIYIEYFGVQTSLRQVSNIIVEDAHTLRINVFDNSITSIISKAILNSKLDLNPMIHGKDILISIPPLTEERRKQLIKIIRGDAESSRICIRNIRRDSNDKIKKLLKNKIINEDEVHSSQSTIQIMTDRYIKKIDDFLFKKEKDLMKI from the coding sequence ATGATTAATCAAATTAATAAAAAAAATCATGAACGCATGCAAGCATGCATTAAAAAATTTGAAAACAACATTAATAGTATTAAAACTGGAAGAGCATCTCCAAAATTACTTCATAACATTTATATTGAATATTTTGGTGTTCAAACGTCTTTACGTCAAGTATCTAATATAATAGTCGAAGATGCTCATACTCTTAGAATTAATGTTTTTGATAATTCTATTACATCTATAATTAGTAAAGCGATTTTAAATTCTAAACTTGATTTAAATCCTATGATACATGGTAAAGATATATTAATATCTATACCACCATTAACAGAAGAAAGACGTAAGCAATTAATTAAAATTATTCGTGGTGATGCTGAAAGTAGTCGCATTTGTATTCGTAATATTCGAAGAGATTCAAATGATAAAATTAAAAAGCTTCTAAAAAATAAAATAATTAATGAGGATGAAGTACATTCTTCACAAAGTACAATACAAATAATGACGGATCGATATATTAAAAAAATCGATGATTTTTTATTTAAAAAAGAAAAAGATCTCATGAAGATTTAA
- the ilvB gene encoding biosynthetic-type acetolactate synthase large subunit has translation MEMLSGAEMVVQSLINQGIQHIFGYPGGAVLDIYDALKTIGGIKHILVRHEQAATHMADGYSRATGKIGVVLVTSGPGATNSITGIATAYMDSIPMVIISGQVPSSLIGYDAFQECDMIGISRPVVKHSFLVKKTEDIAVVFKKAFWLASSGRPGPVVIDLPKDILKKEHKCPYEWPKNIYIRSYNPITKGHTGQIKKALDTLLQSQKPVIYAGGGIISSESSKELRIFAEKINCPVTTSLMGLGAFPGNHPQNISMLGMHGTYEANMTMHHADLIFGIGVRFDDRTTNNLDKYCPNATILHIDIDPTSISKTVSADIPIVGDAKYILNKMLELLKKEKQIPCLKNWWESIEQWKKNNSLEYNFKSNKIKPQTVIKTLFKLTKGTSYITSDVGQHQMFTALYHPFNQPRRWINSGGLGTMGFGLPAALGVKLALPKETVICITGDGSIQMNIQELSTARQYNLAVLILNLNNSSLGMVKQWQDIIYSGRHSHSYMNSLPDFVKLAESYGHIGIKITKSTELEDKLNLGLNALSNGHLVFIDVEIDNSEHVYPMQIQGGGMNEMWLRKKEVS, from the coding sequence ATGGAAATGTTATCAGGAGCCGAAATGGTCGTTCAATCGTTAATTAATCAGGGAATACAGCATATATTTGGTTATCCTGGTGGTGCTGTACTAGATATTTATGATGCTCTAAAAACCATTGGCGGAATTAAACATATTTTAGTTCGACATGAACAAGCAGCGACACATATGGCTGACGGTTATTCTCGTGCTACTGGAAAAATAGGAGTAGTATTAGTAACTTCTGGACCAGGTGCTACTAATTCTATTACTGGTATTGCTACTGCCTATATGGATTCAATTCCAATGGTTATCATATCAGGTCAAGTTCCTTCTTCATTGATAGGTTATGATGCTTTTCAAGAATGTGATATGATAGGCATTTCTCGTCCAGTAGTAAAACATAGTTTTTTAGTCAAAAAAACTGAAGACATAGCAGTTGTTTTTAAAAAAGCTTTTTGGTTAGCGTCGAGTGGACGACCAGGACCTGTTGTAATTGATTTGCCAAAAGATATTTTAAAAAAAGAACATAAATGTCCTTATGAATGGCCAAAAAATATTTATATACGTTCATATAATCCTATAACCAAAGGGCATACAGGACAAATTAAAAAAGCACTTGATACATTACTACAATCTCAAAAACCTGTAATTTATGCAGGTGGTGGAATCATTAGTTCTGAAAGCAGCAAGGAATTACGTATATTTGCCGAAAAAATAAATTGTCCTGTTACTACTTCTTTAATGGGATTAGGTGCTTTTCCAGGAAATCATCCTCAGAATATTTCTATGTTAGGAATGCACGGAACTTATGAAGCTAATATGACTATGCATCATGCTGATTTAATTTTTGGAATAGGTGTACGATTTGATGATCGAACTACAAATAACTTAGATAAATATTGTCCGAATGCTACTATTTTGCATATTGATATTGATCCTACTTCTATTTCAAAAACTGTTTCTGCTGATATACCTATTGTTGGTGATGCGAAATATATTTTAAACAAAATGCTAGAACTATTAAAAAAAGAAAAACAAATTCCATGTTTAAAAAATTGGTGGGAATCCATTGAACAATGGAAAAAAAATAATAGTTTAGAATATAATTTTAAAAGTAATAAAATTAAACCACAAACAGTAATCAAAACTCTTTTTAAATTAACTAAAGGCACCTCTTATATCACTTCAGATGTTGGGCAACATCAAATGTTTACTGCATTATATCATCCATTTAATCAACCTCGACGTTGGATTAATTCAGGAGGTCTAGGTACTATGGGTTTTGGACTTCCTGCAGCATTAGGTGTTAAATTAGCTTTACCTAAAGAAACTGTAATTTGTATAACTGGAGATGGCAGCATTCAAATGAACATTCAAGAGCTATCTACAGCACGACAATATAATTTAGCAGTTCTGATTTTAAATCTAAATAATTCTTCTTTAGGCATGGTCAAACAATGGCAAGATATAATTTATTCTGGACGACATTCTCATTCTTATATGAATTCACTTCCAGATTTTGTAAAACTAGCTGAATCTTATGGTCATATAGGAATAAAAATTACTAAATCTACAGAATTAGAAGATAAGCTAAATTTAGGATTAAATGCATTATCTAATGGTCATTTAGTTTTTATAGATGTTGAAATAGATAATTCTGAACACGTTTATCCTATGCAAATTCAAGGTGGTGGAATGAATGAAATGTGGTTAAGGAAAAAAGAGGTTTCCTAA